The Hordeum vulgare subsp. vulgare chromosome 7H, MorexV3_pseudomolecules_assembly, whole genome shotgun sequence DNA window TCGTCGTTGCAACCACATGACGTCGCACTGCCGCTCCTGCTGCACGAGAGATTTTAATGACCCTGCCGTTGCCGACGCCGATTGAGCTTCCTCATCAGGCGTCGGCGAAGCAGAAAGAAAAGGGAGGCTTTCGCAATGAAGACCTAGGTCGTCCTCCCGTCACACTGACAACCTGGGATGGgtcttttattgttgttgttgtggtggtggtggtgctgacggtggtggtgatggtggtggtataCTGGATCCAAAAATCCTCTACCGCAGCTGGCAGGAACTCGTTCGCCTCACCACCAACGTGGGCACCTCGCGCCGGATTGATTCTCAATCCACCCCCTTAATCCTCGTCTCGCTCCGTGTCGTGCGAACAATGCACGCCCTTAATTATTCCGCCGCATTTGTTTACCTCAGCCAGCCCATAGACGAACGTCGTGCGGCGTTAGTAGCCTGCACATCTCGCCACCATCTTACTCGCAACTAATCACCAGCAGCATCAGGATCATTAATGCTCGCATCCGATTAGGAATGTATTATCACCGACCATGATCTCTTCCACGATCGCAGCACGATGTGTTCATCGTCTTTAGGCATATGCCGAGGCAGCAGTGTCAACGGCTGACCTTGTGAGATTAGTACCACCGTGTTTTGTCAACGTCGAAGCGCACGAAAGGTGGCTGCGCATGCACACGAGAATATCTTCATGCAAATTCATGGAGGAAGTCGTGGTAAGCCTTCTCATGGGAGCTCGCTCGATCATGCGCATGCACGTACGTGTGCATGGCGAGTCTGATTTTCAGAGGAAGAAAACTGGAAGGGAAGGCGTATACAGGAGCGAAATACATATGGCTCTCCTAATAGTATTAGCATAGATAATGCATGCACCCTTGTTCCGGCCGGTCAGCTTCACGGCTTCCCGCCGGACGCGGCGCCGGCGTCGACCTTGACGGGCCTGGCAGCGGCGTCTTCGCCGCCGTTCGCGGAGGCcagcgcggcggcggtggaggcggGGCGGACGGCCTGCCTCGCGAGGAGCGAGGCcggggaggtggtggtggtggtggcggaggagaTGGCGGAGGCGAGGGAGATGGGCATGAGGCAGAGGCCCTTCCCCTGCAGGTACTGCATGGCCGTGCCCATGTCCTCCTCCATCATCTTGGCCACCTGCTGCTCCGTCACCCGCAGCCCgccgccccctccaccgcccccgctCTCGCCTCCGCCGTTCGCCTTGGCCGCCGCGGCCGCCGCGCTGTTCCCGCCGCCGTTGCTGCTCTTCGCGCTGCTGTTCGCCTGCATTTCATTCCACGTCGACGCGCCTCAGGACACAGTGAACGGCAACTTAAGTTATTACGTAGGTTCGAACGGGTGCTGGCTTTGAGTACCCCTACCTCGGAGGACATGCTGGCCACCAGCGGCGCCATACCGGCCGCCCCGCCCAGCCGGCTCATGCTCAGAACCTGACAGAACAAAAGCGTGGTGTCACCTCCACAGGTCGTATTACGTAATCAGAAGCAGGGAAACACAGAGCAACCTCTGTCATCGAACACCTCTGTATATATACCTTGACTTGGAGCTGCAGGAACTTGACGTAGTCGATGATCTCGTCCAGCATCGACGCCTTGTCAGTCTGCGAATCAACAATCCAACGGCATGGCCATCTCATCAGTAACCGCCCCTTCTAACGAGTATTCTACCACCACGGCGCATAGATTTTTACATACTACACGAAACGGCTCGATTTCAGCGCGATCACATATCCGGGCATTGACAAATGGCCTGTAATTATGACTACCGGACTAGAAGGGCATGGCGGATCGAGCGAAACAGGGCATCCAATGCGCCCATGTGCCCATTCACTGCACGCCTCATTTGCCATCCCGGCATCAGCTGAATTCTTCAGCTAGCCCAAGAGCCACCCAAGGCTGCGGCCTTCTCCGGTCCAAGCCATTTCCAGCACGAGCTCGACACGTGCTGCGTCTCCTGTGCTGCGCACGCTTCGACGGCACACatgtcacatcacatcacatcacatcatggCGTGACCCGTGAGCTAGACAGGAGCGACGCCGCACCCTCGCTCACCAACCGGCCGGCCGGCGTGCCCTTTTCTGCACTGCTACCATACAAGCCCACTAGTAGCATAGACAGGCgagcccccacccccacgcgccgggAGAGATTCCTGGCTTTCAGTTTCAGGTCGATGGGAAACGCAGGAATTTTCTACACGATACGGTTTGATCGCCGAGAGATTCTCGTCGGGGACGTGATTGTTTTACGTACCTTGTTGGCGTTGGGGACCAGCTCCTGCAGCGACTTCATCCGCTCCGCGATCCTCTCCCGCCGGAGCTGCATGCACGCGAGTTGCTCAGGGTAAAAAGTCGTTCAAATTTCAGTTTGATTACAAGCATAGCATATCATAGCATAGCATAGCGTAGCGTAGGTACAGAACGGTTCCTGCTTCTACTGTTATAAAAAAGAGGAGCGATCAAATTTGCAGAGAATATATACGTTGGAGGATTGGAAGACTTTgggttgttgttgatgtgcacCAACATGTTGGGGTTTTGTTTTTAAAATTGGGTCATGGGAAGGGGGAATACTGGTGAGAGTGTGGGAGTGGCATGCGTACACGTTCGGCGATGCTGTGCGGGTCGGTGGCCTGCCCTCGCCTCGCCCGCACGCGCGTCTGCCGCGGCGGGGCCGCGCCGCCGCCAGAGGAGGCGGGCGCTGTCGTGCCTCCGCTCGCCGCCGGCCCTCCTCCGAAGCTCTGCCCCGACATTGATCCTCCCTGCCAGCGATCAAAGAACATGCGATTATATGGTGCTGCTTCACACGGTCGTGCGTGGATCGTAGTTCGCACAGGTGCATGCAAGTTCGTACCTGGCCGAACGTCGGCTGCACCGCGGCGGCGCCGCCATGCACCCCAAATCCGTTGAACAGCGCGTGGTCACCTccctgcatgcatgcacgcacgcGCCCGCACAAAACGAGTCCATGTCGTCAAGGGAAATTTTGACTAGAGAAATTAAGAACGGCAGAGAGAGAACGAGGATGAAAAAGGATCCTATACCGTGCCATTGGGCGACTTGAAGCCGCCGTCCATCTCCTCCCGCGACTGCGGGGGCGACCGGTCCGCGAACAGCGGCAGCGGCGAGAACCCCGTGCCGCCGGTCTCCTCGCCGAGGCCCTGCCGCTGGAGGTCGGTGAGCTGCAGCATCACCGGCTTCTCTCCGCCGATCTGGTGCTGCCGGAGCCTGGACGCGAGCAGCGCCGACTCGTCGAAGGCTCCGAGGTCCTCGGCGCCGGCCGCGATCTCCCAGGGCGACTTCCCGCCGGCGCCAAGGTCGCCCCAGGCGGAGGGCAGCGTCGACAGCATCTGGTCGAAGAAGTCGtcctgcgcgccgccgcccccgccgccgtcACCGCCTGCCATCGGTCTCTCGCGCGGGCTGCGTCCCCGGGCTGTGCAGCTACGAGCTGGCGGGTAAATGCGGTCGCGAGAAGGCAGGAGGAGAGTATGGAGGAGGCGAGGCGAACTAGCTTCGCTACGTGCGCGCCTTTATAATCCCGTGCTAAGGTGCCAATTTTCAAATGGAAAACTAACTGAGTTCGGTTCGTGCAACTCTTTGGCGTTTATATACTGACCTTCTGTCTACTTTTTTTTTCTGACTTTGCTTAAGAGCTGCAAATTACAGCTGGTATAAACATGGGATTTCAGTAATTTGATTGTCAGTGCTCTATTTCTTTGCTATTTTTTAAAATAATAcatttatttttatgattttaATAAATACTCCttccgtcctaaaattcttgtcttagctttgcCTAGAAATAAATatatcaaaatactaaaatttgactagatacattcacatctaaataaatttaagacaagaattttaaaaCGGAGGAAGTAATACGCAAGTTATAAGTTTTTTAAAATAGAATCCAGTCGGCTTCGACGAAGCTGATAGATTCTAGTCAGCTTCAGCGAAGCTAACATATACCAGTCGGCTTTACCAGGATTCAAGTCGGCTTCGTGAAGCTAATTAGTACTAATTAGCTTCGCCGAAACCAATTAATGCATGCCATATATTTTTCATCGTAATTTTATCCCTAGTTTTCCCCTACCTCTTCCTAGTTTCCCGCTACCTTTTCTGTACACTTATTCATGCCATTCTTTTCCGTCATCTTCTTTTCCGTCATTTTGATCGTAGTTCGGTATAGTCTCGTGAAGATGTCCGATTTTCATTTTGATGGTAGTTTTCATCCTTGTATCTCCCAATGTATTGTGTGGTTGAGGCCATTGAAACCTCATTATTATTCGAGTCACATTTTCAAAGAAACCACAATAGATAATTAAGATACAAGTACAACTGAATTAAACGGTAGGACTGAACTTAAAAACTACAGCTTAAAAACTACATGAAGCCATCATCGGCATCCTCCGTCGATGCAACATTCTTGCCCTTCGACGATGTGGTAGTCTTGGCCTTGGTgctcggcatgaagatatcgtcttcgtcattgttgtcggcactccataaaaaattatgttctgTTGCATACTTTAGGAATGATTCACTCTTATGGTGTTGCTTCATCCATCTTTCATGCAACCTGAGAATTTCTTTCCGTATATCCTCAAAGGTCCGTGAAGGCCACCCACAACGAGTTAATGTTTGACCCAGCTCATTGTGTAGGGTGTCACTACTTATGAGTTCGTTCCATCAAACTATTCTATTGTCCTTATTCAATTAGGGAAAGAATAGCGGGAAAGAAAATGACGTGAAAGAAGATGGCGGGAAAGAATGGAGGAAAAAGGTGGCGAGAACCTAGGGAGAGGGTGGTAGTAAACTAAGGACAGGGTAGCGGAAAATTAGGGATAAAATTACGATGCAAAATATGTGGCATGCACTAATTGATTTTGACAAATACAATTGGTACTAATTGGCTTCGTTGAAGCCCACTGAAATCCTATTAGCTTCACCAAAGCTGACTCGTACCTATTGGTTTCGCCGAAGCGGATTGGAACTTGTCAGCTTCGTCGAAGCCGACTGGAACCTACTGGCTTTGCCGAAGCCTTCTGAATTCTAATTTCGAAAAACTTTCA harbors:
- the LOC123410713 gene encoding transcription factor LRL3-like, whose translation is MAGGDGGGGGGAQDDFFDQMLSTLPSAWGDLGAGGKSPWEIAAGAEDLGAFDESALLASRLRQHQIGGEKPVMLQLTDLQRQGLGEETGGTGFSPLPLFADRSPPQSREEMDGGFKSPNGTGGDHALFNGFGVHGGAAAVQPTFGQGGSMSGQSFGGGPAASGGTTAPASSGGGAAPPRQTRVRARRGQATDPHSIAERLRRERIAERMKSLQELVPNANKTDKASMLDEIIDYVKFLQLQVKVLSMSRLGGAAGMAPLVASMSSEANSSAKSSNGGGNSAAAAAAKANGGGESGGGGGGGGLRVTEQQVAKMMEEDMGTAMQYLQGKGLCLMPISLASAISSATTTTTSPASLLARQAVRPASTAAALASANGGEDAAARPVKVDAGAASGGKP